Genomic window (Microbacterium oxydans):
GATGACGAGGTCGACGTCGAGGATGGCATCGGCCAGCCGCGGCCCCTGGGTGCTGGCCCTGAGCAGCGTGCGCATTGTCGGGGCGAAGCGCGCAGCTTCGTCCCTCCAGGTGGCGAGCACCGAGGTGGGCACCACGACGAGGAAGGGGCGCCGCTCCCCCGACTCACGGGCATGCACGATGAGGGCGAGCAGCTGCAGCGTCTTCCCCAGGCCCATGTCGTCGGCGAGGATGCCGCCGAGGCGATGGCCCCAGAGGAAGGCGAGCCAGTTCAGGCCCTCCCTCTGGTACGGACGGAGTTCGGCTGTGACGCCGCGGGGTACAGGCACCTCCGGGACCGACCCCGCGCGACGCAGGCCCTCTGCGGTCGCGCGCCAGGTCACCGCGGGAAGCGCTTCGTCGGCGAGGTCTTCGAAGTCCTCCCACAGGTCGGTCTGGTGACGGCTGATCCGGGGGCCGGTCTCCCACTCGTCGAGCTCGCCCGACTCGTCGATCAGCTCCCGCAGACGATCGAGGGCGTGGTGGCTCAGGGAGAAGTAGCTGCCGTCGACGAGGAGGAGCTTCTTCTTCCCCTTGCTGAGCGCCGTGAACAGGGGCTCGAAGGGGATCGTGCGCCCATCGATCTTGACCAGCACCCCGAGATCGAACCAGTCGGGATCTGTGCTCTCGACCGTCGTCACGGTGATCTCCGGCTCGCCCGTCAGCTCGTGATAGCTCTTGCGTCGGCCCGAGACGGAGACCGTGACACCCTCGGCTTCGAGCGCGGGCACCGTGCGGGTGACGAACTCGGCCGCGGCGACGTCATGGAACGATCCCGTCGGAGCGATCGTCTCACCCAGATGCTCCGTCCAAACCGCCTGGAGCGCATCGCGGAGCGCATCTTCGGCGGCCACGTCGCGCACGGCGTCTCCGCCCGGCGGGAACGGGACCCGTCCGAACCCGCGGTAATCCCACTCGAACGTGTACTTGACCGTGTCGCCGCGCAGGAAGGACAGGTCGAGCACCGGTCGGGGTGCGGGCAGCTCCGGCAGCTCGACGCGACCGACCGGACGCACCTCGATCCGACGGGCGAGCAGCGGATAGGCGTCGCGGAAGAAAGCGGCTTCGTCGCGCGCGGGCACCTCGAGCCCGGTCCTGGCGGCGAGCAGCGCGTGCACCGGTTCTGCCATCGGCGCCTCGGCAAGCGTCACGCGCAGCTTCGTGCCGTGTTGCGCGACCTCGTACAGCCCGCTGTGACCGATCGTCTGCACGTCGGCGGGGTCGGCGTCGCGGCCGTCGATCATGATGTCCGGGCGCACGACGAGCTCGCCCCCGTCGTCACGCCCGACCGTCGCGCCGATCGAGGCGCGTTCGGCGAGCACGACGGTCGTGCTCTTCTGCGTGGCGATGAGCGGGATATCGACGTCGGCCGCCGCGCGCAGATGGCCCCAGAGAAGCCCGGACTCGATCAGATCGGCGACCAGCCAGTCGCCCGCCGTTCCGGAGAGCAGCGTGTCGCGCGCGATGCTGAGCAGATCGGCGAACCATCGGGAGCGGTCGCGTCCGTACTGCGTCGGCGATCGTCGCACCGCGTCCCAGGTCGCCGCTCCCTGCACCCAGGCGCCGGTCGCCGCGCTCTTCTCGAGCGGCCGGATGCCGAGCAGGATCTCGCCGGTGCGCTTCGCCACGTCGCGCGCGCTCGCAGTCCGCTGCGGGCGGGACGCCCAGGGGTTCGCCCCACGCCCGTCGCGCACACGGAGCTCGACCCCCAGCGCGAGCGGCGTCGCCGCATCCTCACGCGGGGCTCCGAGGATGGAACGCCAGTCTGCGGACGACGAGCCCTCCGGGCGGGAGGCGTCGTTCGGGAGGGGCATGTCCCCATCCTCTCCGACACCGCCGACAGTGCCTCGTGTCGGACGGGTCAGGCGGCGCGGGCCACCCGGGCGAGGACGCCGTGCACGAACGCACCGGAGTCGTCGGTCGAGAACTCCTTCGCGAGCTCGACGGCCTCATCGATCGCGACGGCCGTCGGCACCTCGTCGTTGTGCAGGATCTCCCACACGGCGATGCGCAGCAGGGCGCGGTCGACGGCGGGCATCCGCTCCAGCTTCCAGTCCCTGCTGTGCGTGGTGATCTGCTCGTCGATCTCGTCGCGCGCATCGATGATGCCGTCGACGATCTCCCGCGCATAGAGCCAGGAGGCCTCGCGGGCGGGCTCGCTCGCCGCGCGCTTGGCCTCGGCGGCCAGGGTCACGGCGAGGTCGTCACCGCGCACATCGGCGGAGAACAGGATGTCGAGAGCGCGCTTGCGCGCCTTCGTCCGGGCGCTCACGCCTTACTTCTCGCGGCCGAGGTAGTCACCCGTGCGGGTGTCGACCTTGACCTTGGTGCCGGTCTCGAGGAACAGCGGCACCTGGATCTCGTAGCCGGTCTCGAGCGTGGCGGGCTTGGTGCCGGCCGACGAGCGGTCGCCCTGCAGGCCGGGCTCCGTGTAGGTGACCTCGAGGATCACGGACGCGGGGAGGTCGATGTACAGCGGGTTGCCGTTGTTCATCGCGATGGTCACCTGCTGGTTCTCGAGCAGGAAGTTCTTCGCGTCGCCCACCGTCGCGGCGCCGACCGTGATCTGGTCGAAGTCGGTCTGGTCCATGAAGACGTAGCCGTCGCCATCGGTGTACAGGTACGTGTAGTCGCGGCGGTCGACGTTCTCGATCTCGATCTTCGCGCCCGCGTTGTACGTGCGGTCGACCGTCTTGCCGGAGACGACGTTCTTCAGCTTGGTGCGCACGAACGCGCCACCCTTGCCGGGCTTGACGTGCTGGAACTCGATGACGCTCCAGAGCTGCCCGTCGATGCTGAGGACGACGCCGTTCTTGATGTCTGCGGTAGATGCCATGCGCTGCGAGTTCCGTTCGTGAGTCTGCGGGGTCGGACGAGGCCGACAGTCGATTCTAAGGGATGAGTGCGGCGAGCTGTCGCACGGCGTCTGCGTAGCCCTGGACGCCGCGCCCGACCACGCGGACCGCGGCGACGTCATCGAGGTAGGAGTGGTGCCGGAACTCCTCGCGCGCGTACACGTCGGAGATGTGCACCTCGGCGAACGGCAGGGACACTCCCGTGAGCGCGTCGCGCAGCACGACGGAGGTGTGGGTGAGACCCCCGGGGTTGATGACGATGCCGACGCAGTCCTCGCGTGCGGCGTGGATCGCGTCGATCAGCACGCCTTCGTGATTGCTCTGCACGGCGGCCACCTCGAAGCCGACCTCGGCCGCGGCATCCGCGGTGAGCTGCTCCACGTCGGCGAGCGTGGCCGTTCCGTACAGCTCGGGCTCGCGCGTTCCCAGCAGGTTGAGGTTCGGTCCGTTCACGAGGAGGATGCGGCGGCTCACGCTCCGACCTCCTGGTAGGCCGCGAACAGCAGCGACTCGTCCGGAGCCTGCAGCACGGTGGGCTTCGCGATGTCGTCGAGCAGGATGAAGCGCAGCATCCCGCCGCGGCTCTTCTTGTCGCGCTGCATCGTCGCGAGCAGCTGCGGCCACGCGCCGGCCCGGTACGAGGTGGGAAGGCCCAGCGACTCGAGGATGGTGCGGTGACGCTCGGCCGCCGCGTCCGAGAGGCGTCCGGCCAGACGGGAGAGCTCCGCCGCGTACAGCATGCCCACCGAGATCGCCGCGCCGTGACGCCAGCGGTAGCGCTCGGCGTGCTCGATCGCGTGCCCGAGCGTGTGCCCGTAGTTGAGGATCTCGCGGAGCCCCGCCTCACGGAAGTCGTCCGAGACGACCTTCGCCTTCATGTCGATCGCGAGCTCGACGGTGCGACGGAACTCCTCGCTGGTCGGGTCGACCGCACGGGTCGGGTCGGCCTCGATGATGTCGAGGATCTCCGGCGCCCAGATGAACCCGGCCTTCACGACCTCCGCGAATCCCGCGGTCGCCTCGTTCGGGCTGAGGCTCGCGAGCTCGTCGAGGTCGCCCACCACCGCGCTCGGCGCCCAGAAGGCACCGACGAGGTTCTTGCCCTCCGCGGTGTTCACGCCGGTCTTGCCGCCGACGGCCGCATCGACGAGACCGAGGACGGTGGTCGGTACCTGGATCAGCTGGACGCCGCGCAGCCAGGTCGCGGCGACGAAGCCGGCGAGGTCGGTGACCGAGCCCCCGCCGTAGCCGATGACGGCATCGCTGCGCGTGAAGTCCGCCTGCCCCATGACCTGCCAGCAGAAGGCCGCGACCTCGATGCGCTTGCCCTGCTCCGCATCCGGGATCTCGGCGAGCAGCACCTCACGGGGGCCGTCGGCCGTGTCCGCGAGCAGTCTGTCGCGCAGCTCGGCGGCACGGGCCGCGAGTGTCGGCGGGTGCACGACGAGGATCTTGCGCACGCCCGGCGCGAGGGCGGCCGAGACCCGGTCGAGGATCCCCCGTCCGATCGTGATGTCGTAGGTGTCGTTCCCCGTGACGCTGATGGTCGTCGTGCTCATCGCTGCTCTCTCCTCCATGCCACGATCTCGTCCGCGATCTTCTGCATCGGACGACGTGAGGTGTCGAAGGTCGCCGATGACACCTCGGCGTACCACCCGCGACGCTCCTCGAAGATCCTCTTCCACCGCTCGAGCGGGTCCTCCCCCGCCAGCAGCGGGCGGTTGCTGCCGCGCAGCCGGTCGGCCACGGCCTCGGCGCTCACCGTCAGGAACACCACCGGGTGCTGCTGCAGCAGGTCGCGCGTCGCCGCCTCCGTCACCGCTCCTCCGCCCAGGGAGATCACTCCGCCCTCCGCCAACGCCTCGGCGACGGCGGCGCGCTCCAGGTCGCGAAAGTGCGCCTCGCCGTGCTCGGCGAAGATGCCGGGGATCGGACCGTGCGTCGCGACGATGCGCTTGTCGGTGTCGATGAAGGCGACGCCGAGCCGGCGGGCCACGCGCCTGCCGACGCTGGTCTTGCCGGCGGCCATCGGGCCGACCAGCACCAGCGTCAGCGGATCAGCCTCGCTCGTCATGCGCGATGAGCGCCGCCTCGGACGCGGGTGCCGTGCGCAGCTCCGCGGGGATGCCGGCGAGGTACCCCTCGAGGTTGCGGCGCGTCTCTCGGATGCTGTCGCCGCCGAACTTCTCCAGCACGGCGTTCGCGAGCTCGACCGCGACCATGGCCTCGGCGACCACGCCCGCGGCGGGCACGGCGCACACGTCGGAGCGCTGGTGGTGGGCCGTGGCGTCGTCGCCCGTGGCGATGTCGATCGTGCGCAGCGCGTGCGGGACCGTGGCGATCGGCTTCATGCCGGCGCGCACACGGAGCACGGTTCCCGTGGACATGCCGCCCTCGGTGCCACCGGCGCGGTCGGATCCGCGCGTGATGCCGTCCGCCGTGGCGAAGAGCTCGTCGTGCGCAGCGGAACCTCGGCGGCGCGTGGTCTCGAAGCCGTCGCCGACCTCGACGCCCTTGATCGCCTGGATGCTCATGAGCGCCTGCGCGAGGCGCGCGTCGAGACGCCGGTCCCACTGCACATGCGAACCGAGTCCCGGCGGAAGACCGTAGGCGAGGACCTCGACGATGCCGCCCAGCGTGTCGCCGTCCTTCTTGGCATCATCGACCTCGGCGACCATCAACGCGGAGGTCGCGGGGTCGAAGCAGCGCAGCGGATCGGCATCCAGGACGTCGACGTCGTCCGGCGTCGGGAGCGGGGATCCGGCGGGGACCTGCACCGGTCCGATCGACAGCGTGTGGCTGACGAGGCGGATGCCGAGCTCGCCCAGGAACGAGCGCGCGATCGCACCGAGGGCCACGCGTGCGGCGGTCTCGCGGGCGCTGGCGCGCTCGAGGATCGGACGGGCCTCGTCGAAGTCGTACTTCTGCATGCCGACGAGGTCGGCGTGTCCGGGGCGCGGGCGCGTCAGCGGAGCACTGCGTCCGCGGGATTTGTCGGTGAGTTCGACGGGCTCGGGGTTCATGACCTCGATCCACTTCGGCCACTCGGTGTTGCCGATGCGCAGGGCGATCGGGCTGCCGAGGCTCTTGCCATGACGGACGCCGCCGGAGAGCGTCAGCTCGTCCTGCTCGAACTTCATGCGCGAGCCGCGGCCGTAGCCCAGCTTGCGACGAGCGAGGTCGGCCTGGATGGCCTCGGACGACACCGGAACGCCGGAGGGCAGACCCTCCATGACGGCGATGAGTTCTGGGCCGTGCGATTCGCCGGCCGTGAGCACGCGGAGCATTGCTCCAGTCTCCCATGTGTTCGCACCCTCGCCGCGCCGCGTTTCGTCCGTGGGGCCGTTTCGCCGGAGCGACGCGGATCAGAGGGCGGCGCGCATGGCGGCGATGACGTCGGCCTCGTCGGGCAGGGCGACGGACGGGTCGCCGTGGCGGAAGATCCGGATCTGGCGCACGGCCTGGTGCAGCAGCATCCCGAGCCCGGAGATCGCAGGAGCGTCCCCCCAGACGGACGCGAGGGACGAGGGCCACGGGGCGTACGCGGCGTCGAAGAGGGCTCCGCCGCTCGCGGCCAGCACCGCCGCGGTCTCCGTGGCGAGGACGGTTCCGCTGGGCAGGGTCGCGATCGTCAGGTCCACACCGAGGACCGGATCGTCGAGCGCGGAGACCTCGACGACGACGCCGACGCGCTCTCCGAGATCGATCAACGGCGCCGCGCGTTCCGGTCGTCGGGCACGCACATCCACTCGCGCCGCGCCGATCTCCGCGACGGCGACCAGCGCCGACGCCGCGGTCGCGCCCGCGCCGAGGATGCGCACCGTCTCCACGTCGCCGATGCCGGCCTCTGCCAGCGCGTCGACGATGCCTCCCACGTCGGTGTTGAAGCCGGCGGGGCGCGCACTGAGCAGCAGGGTGTTGACGGCTCCGGTGAGGTCCGCGTGCCGATCCCGCGTCGCTGCCGCGCGGAACGCCTCTTCCTTCAGCGGCATCGTGAGGGAGAGACCACGCCACGTGCCGTCGAGCTGAGCGAGCGCCGTCGCGAATCCTTCAGCGGGAACCTGACGCCGCCCGTACTCCCAGTCGAGACCGAGCACCCGGTACGCGGCCGCGTGCAGGGCGGGCGACTTGGAGTGCCCGATCGGGTCGCCCCAGACCGCCAGACGGGTCATTGCGATCCGGCCGCGCATCCGTTGTTGTCGGGATTGTCGCGGCACCAGGCGCGCCATTTCTCCACGCCGGCGAGGTGCTCGTCGTACGTCGTCGAGAACTGCGTCTCCCCCGTCGCGAGGTTGATCGTGACGAAGTACAGCCACGGACCGTCATCGGGGTGCATCGCCGCCTTGATGGCCGCATCGCTCGGGCTCGCGATCGGTGTCACCGGGAGCCCCGTGTGCACGTAGGTGTTCCAGGGGTTCGGATCGGCGAGAGCCTCGGCCGAGCTGGAGACGACGCCTTCGTGCAGGGTGCCGTAGCCGTACTGGGCCGTCGAATCCATCTGCAGCTTCATGTCGATGTCGAGACGGTTCTGGATGACGCGCGAGACCTTCGGGAAATCCGCGGTCAGACCCTCGCGCTGGATGATCGAGGCGATCGTCAGCACGCGCTCCGCGTCTGCGGCCGGCACACCGGTGGCATCGAGCGCTTCACGGGTGCGGTCGACCATCCGCTGGATCACCTGCGGAGCCGTCACCCCGGGATCGAACTCGTACACCGCGGGGAAGAGCCAGCCTTCGAGGCTCTGCGCGTCGACGCCGTAGGCGGAGGGATCCTTGACCGCGGCCTCGAAGTCGGCCAGCGGGATGCCGAGCGTCTCCGCCATGCTGGGCAGCGACGACACGACCGTCCCGCCTTCGGAGACCGACACCGCGTTCGCCATCTTGTTCTCGTCGTTCTGGAGCGCGGCCAGAGCGGCCTCGGCCGTCATCTTCTCCTGCAGGCGGTAGACGCCCGGGTAGAACGTGACGTCGATGTTCTCATCGACCAGATAGTCGTAGAACACGTCCTCCGTCTTCGTGACGCCCGCCTCGTAGAGGGCGGCGGACACCGGCGCTCCGGTGTCGCCCTGCTTGATCGTCACGAGGGCCTCACCGGTCGCGAGACCCGGCTCCCAGTCCTTCGGCTCGCCCCATCCCATGGCGTCGGCGATCTTGTCGCCGTAGGTGTTGGCCACCCAGACGCCGGCGGCCGCGATGCCGCCGAGGATCGCCAGGACGATGATCAGCGCGATCAGGCATCCCTTGCGTCGCTTCTTCTTCGGTCGCGCGTCGACGTGGTCGTCGTGCGGAGCGAACAGGTCGTCGAGACCGCCGCCGATGACGGGGTCCGGATCCGGCTGCGCGACGGGAGCGGCGAGGGCAGGGTCCACCTGCGGTACGGCGCGAGTCGGAGTGTCCGCCGCATCGGCCGATGCGCGGACGGGCGTCACCGACGGCGTCTCGGTCTCGGAAGCGACGGCGTCATCGGCGGACGCGCGGACCGGCACGGGCGACGGATCCGTCGGAGCGCCCGCAGGGGTCGGCGACGAGGGCGAACCGGCAGCCGCCTCCCGCGCGGCGCGACGCGAGCCGGGCGCAGGGGCGCTGTTGTCGACCGTCGGGATCTGACGGGTCGGCTCCGGCAGGTTCTCGAACAGGTCCCCCAAGCGGGAGTCGGCGTCGTGTCGGGGCGTAGCGCTGTCGCGTTCGGACATCGTCAGGCGTGCTCCTCGTCAGGCGAGATGGCGGCACCGGCCGGGTTTCCGGTGCTCTTCTCCATGTCGATCGCCTGCTGCAGAAGCACCACGGCGGCGACCTGATCCACAATGCTACGAGACTTCTTCTGAGATCTCCCGGAACTTCGCAGTGCCGCGTGTGCGGTCACGGTGCTGAGGCGCTCGTCCACGAGGCGGACGGGGACACCGCTGCGCTCCTGCAGAGCCGCGGCGAACTCCCGCGCATCCGTGGTCGACGCGGTGTCCGCACCCTGCAGGTTGACCGGCAGTCCGACGACGAACTCCAGAGGCTCGTACTCCCCCGCGATCTCGACGAGTCGGGCGATCGATGCGTCATCGCGGGGAACCGTCTCCACCGGTACGGCGAGCATCCCGTCCGGGTCGCAGCGCGCCACCCCGACCCTCGCCCGACCGACGTCGATGCCGAGCCGCACCCCGCGGCGGAATCCGCTCACGCGACGTGCAGCTCCTGTGCGATGGCCTCGAGCGCCGCCGGCAGAGCCGACGCGTCCGCGCCGCCGCCCTGTGCGACGTCGTCACGACCGCCACCGCCACCGCCGAGGACTCCGGCGGCGCGCTTGGCCAGCGCGCCCGCCTTCGCACCGGCGGAGCGTGCGGCATCGTTGGTCGCCACGACCACGACGGGACGCCCGTTGACGACCGCGCCGAGTGCGACGATGGCCGCATCGGAACCGAGTCGATCGCGGACACCGTTCACGAGATCGCGCACGTCATCGGCCGAGGCCGCCTCGCCGAGGTTCTGCGCGGCCAGACGGAAGGCGCCGATGCGGGACGCGGCCTCGACGATCGCGGGGATCTGTCCGGCCCGCTCCTTCGCCTCGAACTGGGCGATGCGCTTCTCCGCGGCCTTGAGGCTCGCGGAGAGATCGGCGATGCGCTCGGGCAGCTGCTCCCGCGGCGTCTTGAGCGAGCTGGTGAGCTGCGACACGATCGCCCGCTCGGCGGCGAGCTCGCGGAAGGCGTCGGCGCCGACGAGCGCCTCGATGCGGCGGTTGGACGCGCCGACCGACGACTCTCCGACGAGGCTGACGAGCCCGATCTCGGCGCTCGTGCTGACGTGGGTGCCGGCGCAGAGCTCGCGCGACCAGGGGCCGCCGATGTCGACCATGCGCACCACGTCGCCGTACTTCTCGCCGAACAGTGCCATGGCGCCGGCGTCCTTCGCCTCGTCGAGCGAGACGATGCGGGTGGTCACCTCGAGGGCGTCCTGCACCGCGCGGTTCGTGATCTCCTCGATCTCGCTGCGGGTGTCGGCGGAGAGCGCCTGCGACCACGAGAAGTCGAACCGCATGTAGCCGGCACGGTTCAGCGAACCCGCCTGCGTCGCGGTCGGTCCGAGCGTGTCGCGGAGCGCCGCGTGCACGAGGTGCGTGGCGGAGTGCGCCTGGCGAGCGGCACGACGGTTCGCGGCATCCACCACGGTCGTCGCGATATCGTCGACGGCCACGCTGCCCCGCGTCACCTCGACGGTGTGGCTGATCAGACCCGGCACGGGCTTCTGCACGTCGAGCACCTCGAGCACATAGCCCGGTCCGACGATGGTGCCCTTGTCGGCGACCTGTCCACCGGACTCCGCGTACAGTGTGGTCTCGGCGAGCACGACCTCGGCGATCTGTCCCTCGGACGCGCTGCGCACGGGGGCGCCGTCGACGAGCAGCCCGAGCACGCGCGACTCGACCTCGAGGGCCGTGTAGCCGTCGAAGCCGGTCTCGCCCAGGGCGCGCAGGTCGCGGTACACCGACACGTCCGCGAGCTGACGCTTGCGGTTGCGGGCGTCGTCCTTGGCGCGCTGACGCTGCTCCTGCATGAGCGTGTCGAAAGCGGCGCGGTCGACGTCGAGGCCCGCCTCCTCGGCGACCTCGAGCGTGAGGTCGATCGGGAAGCCGTAGGTGTCGTGCAGCAGGAAGGCCTCGGGTCCGCTCAGGGTCTTCCCGCCGCCCTTCTTCGTCTCGTCCAGAGCGAGGTCGAGGATCGTGGAGCCGGCGACGAGGGTGCGACGGAACGTCTCCTCCTCGGCGAAGGCGGACGCGGAGAGCACCGACCAGTCCTTCTCGAGAACCGGGTAGACCTCTTTCATCGCGTCGCGCGACGCGGCGAACAGCTCGGGGAACGTCGGGGCGTCGACGCCCAGGAGGCGCATGGCGCGCACCGTGCGGCGCATGAGACGACGCAGGATGTATCCGCGTCCCTCGTTGGACGGGCGGACCCCGTCGGAGAGCAGCATGAGCGAGGAGCGCACGTGGTCAGCGATCACGCGGAACCGGACGTCGTCCTCGTGCGACGCGCCGTAGCGACGGCCCGAGAGCTCCACCGCGCGGTCGAGGACCGGGCGCACCTGGTCGGTCTCGTACATGTTCTCGACGCCCTGCTTGAGGAACGCGACGCGCTCGAGGCCCATGCCGGTGTCGATGTTCTTCATCGGCAGCTCGCCGACGATGTCGAACTCCGTCTTCCCGCGGATGTTCTCGATGAAGTCCTGCATGAAGACGAGGTTCCAGATCTCCAGGAAGCGCGTGTCGTCCGCCGCCGGGCCGCCGTCCTTGCCGTAGGAGGGCCCGCGGTCGAAGAAGATCTCCGAGTCGGGGCCGCCGGGACCGGGCTGCCCCGTGTTCCAGTAGTTGTCGGCGCGGCCGAGGCGCTGGATGCGCTCCGGCTTCAGACCGATGATGTCCCGCCAGATCGACTCGGCCTCGTCGTCCGTCTCGTAGACGGTGACCCAGAGGTCCTTCTCGTCGAAGCCCATCCCGCCGTCCGCCTCGGAGCTCGTGAGCAGCTCCCAGGCGTAGCGGATCGCGCCCTCCTTGAAGTAGTCGCCGAACGACCAGTTGCCGAGCATCTGGAAGAACGTGCCGTGACGGGCGGTGCGACCGACCTCTTCGATGTCGTTGGTGCGGATGCACTTCTGCAGGTCGGCGATGCGCGGATGCGGCGCGGGGACGACGCCCGTGAGATACGGGATCATCGGCACCATTCCGGCGACGGTGAACAGCAGGGACGGGTCGTCGCTGACCAGCGAGGCGGAGGGGACGATGAGGTGGTCGTTCTTCTCGAAGAAGTCGAGGTAACGCTGCGCGATATCCGCAGTTTTCATAGAGTGCCGGGTGTCCTTGCGTGAAGATGCCGCGCCGGAGCGCTGCTGCGGTGGTTCAGTTCTTGCCCGGCTCCGTGAGCCGTGCCTCCTGCTCGCGGTAGGCGTCGCCGATGATCGCGGTGAACCCGTTGATCCGGGCGTCGACCTCGGCGAGGATGTCATGACCGCGCGGGTCCTTGTTCATGAAGTGAGCCGCGACGAAGCCGCCGATCACACCGATCAGGAACCACTGCAAGCTCTTCATGTCGTCATCCTTGCCCTTGATCCGCGAAGGCGCGGTGTCACCATCGTATGCGGAAACGACAGGAGGCGTCGGGAATCCCGACGCCTCCTGCCTGATTGCTCTTTCGCTGGATCAGCGAGCCGCGTAGTACTCGACGACGAGCTGCACTTCGCAGATCACGGGGACCTCGGCGCGCTTCGGACGACGGATCAGACGCGACTGGAGCTTGTCGAGCTCGACCTCGAGGTAGCCCGGAACGGGGGGCAGAACCTCGGCGTGACCGCCGGCTGCTGCCACCTGGAAGGGCTCGGTGCCCTCGCTCTTGGCCTTGACGTGGATGAGCTGGCCCGGCTTCACGCGGAACGACGGGCGGTCGACGAGCTGGCCGTCGACGAGGATGTGACGGTGCACGACGAGCTGGCGAGCCTGAGCCGTGGTGCGGGCGAAGCCCGAGCGCACGACGAGAGCGTCGAGACGCATCTCGAGGAGCTCGACCAGGTTCTCACCGGTCAGGCCGTCCTGACGACGGGCCTCGTTGAACGTGTTGCGCATCTGCTTCTCGCGGATGCCGTACTGCTCGCGCAGACGCTGCTTCTCACGCAGACGGACGGCGTAGTCGCTGTCGGCCTTGCGCTTGGTGCGGCCGTGCTCACCCGGAGCGTAGGGACGCTTCTCGAGGTAGCGGGCTGCCTTCGGGGTGAGCGGGATGCCGAGGGCACGGCTCAGACGCACCTTGCGGCGGTCCTGGGACTTCGTGGTCACGAAGTTGTCCTTCCGATGACGTGGTCGCGTCTTTCACGACTCACGGACGTATCACCCGCGTTCTGCCTTGGAGCGCACGCCGGGGCGCCAGCAAGGTGTGGTGTGAACGAGGAGATGCCCGAGAACTCGGTTTCGAGCCGCTCAAGTCTAACAGATCGTCGCTCGCGGCCCGATCGGAAGGGTCAGCGGTCACCGAGGATGCGACGGATGCGCTCGAGACGCGCCCCGATGTCGCGCTCCGCGCCCAGATTCTTCGGCTCGTAGTAGCGCCGCCCGTCGAGCTCGTCCGGCAGATACTGCTGGGGCACGATGCCGTACTCGCTGTCGTGCGAGTACACGTAGCCGCGCCCATGTCCGAGGCGCTTCGCCCCC
Coding sequences:
- a CDS encoding DEAD/DEAH box helicase, coding for MPLPNDASRPEGSSSADWRSILGAPREDAATPLALGVELRVRDGRGANPWASRPQRTASARDVAKRTGEILLGIRPLEKSAATGAWVQGAATWDAVRRSPTQYGRDRSRWFADLLSIARDTLLSGTAGDWLVADLIESGLLWGHLRAAADVDIPLIATQKSTTVVLAERASIGATVGRDDGGELVVRPDIMIDGRDADPADVQTIGHSGLYEVAQHGTKLRVTLAEAPMAEPVHALLAARTGLEVPARDEAAFFRDAYPLLARRIEVRPVGRVELPELPAPRPVLDLSFLRGDTVKYTFEWDYRGFGRVPFPPGGDAVRDVAAEDALRDALQAVWTEHLGETIAPTGSFHDVAAAEFVTRTVPALEAEGVTVSVSGRRKSYHELTGEPEITVTTVESTDPDWFDLGVLVKIDGRTIPFEPLFTALSKGKKKLLLVDGSYFSLSHHALDRLRELIDESGELDEWETGPRISRHQTDLWEDFEDLADEALPAVTWRATAEGLRRAGSVPEVPVPRGVTAELRPYQREGLNWLAFLWGHRLGGILADDMGLGKTLQLLALIVHARESGERRPFLVVVPTSVLATWRDEAARFAPTMRTLLRASTQGPRLADAILDVDLVITTYAVARLDETEYAGVEWAGLILDEAQFVKNPETKLHRAVASFRADVTFAVTGTPMENSLSELWALLKLTAPGLFASARKFRERYIQPIEQGKVPENEEGGAYRQRRLEQLRRRIRPLLLRRTKELVAPELPPKQEQILEVELSASHRALYETVLQRERQKVLGLLEDLDRNRFIVFRSLTLMRMLSLAPGLIDPEDAKIGSRKLDVLLERVIELQAEGHRALVFSQFTTFLDMAAARLEAAGIPYAHLDGSTRHRQKVVEGFTSGEQPVFLISLKAGGFGLTLTEADYVFLLDPWWNPAAEAQAVDRTHRIGQDSQVFVYRMIATGTIEEKVLDLQRRKARLFTAVLDDEALFAQSLSADDIRGLFER
- the nusB gene encoding transcription antitermination factor NusB, which encodes MSARTKARKRALDILFSADVRGDDLAVTLAAEAKRAASEPAREASWLYAREIVDGIIDARDEIDEQITTHSRDWKLERMPAVDRALLRIAVWEILHNDEVPTAVAIDEAVELAKEFSTDDSGAFVHGVLARVARAA
- the efp gene encoding elongation factor P, whose translation is MASTADIKNGVVLSIDGQLWSVIEFQHVKPGKGGAFVRTKLKNVVSGKTVDRTYNAGAKIEIENVDRRDYTYLYTDGDGYVFMDQTDFDQITVGAATVGDAKNFLLENQQVTIAMNNGNPLYIDLPASVILEVTYTEPGLQGDRSSAGTKPATLETGYEIQVPLFLETGTKVKVDTRTGDYLGREK
- the aroQ gene encoding type II 3-dehydroquinate dehydratase; translation: MSRRILLVNGPNLNLLGTREPELYGTATLADVEQLTADAAAEVGFEVAAVQSNHEGVLIDAIHAAREDCVGIVINPGGLTHTSVVLRDALTGVSLPFAEVHISDVYAREEFRHHSYLDDVAAVRVVGRGVQGYADAVRQLAALIP
- the aroB gene encoding 3-dehydroquinate synthase; amino-acid sequence: MSTTTISVTGNDTYDITIGRGILDRVSAALAPGVRKILVVHPPTLAARAAELRDRLLADTADGPREVLLAEIPDAEQGKRIEVAAFCWQVMGQADFTRSDAVIGYGGGSVTDLAGFVAATWLRGVQLIQVPTTVLGLVDAAVGGKTGVNTAEGKNLVGAFWAPSAVVGDLDELASLSPNEATAGFAEVVKAGFIWAPEILDIIEADPTRAVDPTSEEFRRTVELAIDMKAKVVSDDFREAGLREILNYGHTLGHAIEHAERYRWRHGAAISVGMLYAAELSRLAGRLSDAAAERHRTILESLGLPTSYRAGAWPQLLATMQRDKKSRGGMLRFILLDDIAKPTVLQAPDESLLFAAYQEVGA
- a CDS encoding shikimate kinase, with translation MTSEADPLTLVLVGPMAAGKTSVGRRVARRLGVAFIDTDKRIVATHGPIPGIFAEHGEAHFRDLERAAVAEALAEGGVISLGGGAVTEAATRDLLQQHPVVFLTVSAEAVADRLRGSNRPLLAGEDPLERWKRIFEERRGWYAEVSSATFDTSRRPMQKIADEIVAWRREQR
- the aroC gene encoding chorismate synthase, with the protein product MLRVLTAGESHGPELIAVMEGLPSGVPVSSEAIQADLARRKLGYGRGSRMKFEQDELTLSGGVRHGKSLGSPIALRIGNTEWPKWIEVMNPEPVELTDKSRGRSAPLTRPRPGHADLVGMQKYDFDEARPILERASARETAARVALGAIARSFLGELGIRLVSHTLSIGPVQVPAGSPLPTPDDVDVLDADPLRCFDPATSALMVAEVDDAKKDGDTLGGIVEVLAYGLPPGLGSHVQWDRRLDARLAQALMSIQAIKGVEVGDGFETTRRRGSAAHDELFATADGITRGSDRAGGTEGGMSTGTVLRVRAGMKPIATVPHALRTIDIATGDDATAHHQRSDVCAVPAAGVVAEAMVAVELANAVLEKFGGDSIRETRRNLEGYLAGIPAELRTAPASEAALIAHDERG